The genomic interval GAGATGGAGGAGACGTAGAGCGCGAACTCCCGCTCCTCGTAGAAGCCGACGAGGTATATCTGCGCCAGGTTGGGGATCTGCAGAAGCGGGGATCCAAAGAGCATCAAAATTTTCCGCACGCAGCAATCAATGCGAGGCAGAGGGATACGAGGTGGGGGAGGAGTCAATCGTACGCGGCGGCAGGCGGAGATGGGGTGGTGCACCATGGGCTGGCCGGCGAGCGGGAACAGCGGCTTGGGCACGTTCAGCGACAGCGGCCGGAACCTTGTCCCTGCACAACCCCACGAACGCCAAAAACCAGAAGAACCTCACCGGTGAGATGGTCACACGACTGCCGGCGGCGTGGAAGCACCCCCCCGCAGATCTGCCTTTACCTTTCGTCGGCCCGCCGACCAtgatgacggcgacgacacgctGCTCGGAGCCAGCCATGGCTGCCCGTCCGCGTGGCGCCGGCCGAGGCCTTCGGGAGGCTTCGCGCTAAGGCAAGGGGGGaaggacggtggcggcgacggcgtgtggTGAGATTTGCGGCGAGGCGACTGGCGAGGCGAGCGTGGACTGGAGCGCgcggccttcttcttcttcttctttttttttttcttttagagagAAGACGCCGGCGGACACAGACACGCCGTGCGGCCGCGCCAGCGCGTCGTTGCCTCGCTGGAGATGGCGATTCGACCGACGGGGTTGCACCTGCACGTGAGCCTGACCCGTGGGGTCCGCGCGCTGCCGGTGGGGCTCGCGCACCACCGTCCGATCGGAATATTCGATTCGATCCAGCATCGGAGTATATACGAGGTAAATCTCACCACTGGAAAAAATGGAAAGCACTCAACTCCATCCGTGTGTATATCTTTTCACCCCAGGCATCCATTTACTCGGATTTTATCCGGATCGCCTACCATTCCTGCTTCGAATCGAacgttaaaatttcaaatccaAACgaatcgagagagagagagagagagaggaaaaacgCATCAAAACGGCGAGCACCCAATCGACTCGCCCGTTATAAGTAGAGCGCCACCAACCGACCGACGATCTCCACGATCTCGGATTGGTTTTTGCGTTGCGTTTCTTCACTTGAAGCCACCGCAATCTCCCTCCCCCCGCACTCCGAACAAATCATCATCAAATTACAGCGACGCTCCACCGCACCCTGCCGCCTCCGCTTTTTAAgggaacccccccccccccctaccGCGAACGGATCGGCGGCCTAGGGTTTCGAGGTTTGTGCGTTTTTTTTATCCTCTAGAAGCTTCCGCGGATGGCCACCGAAGAGCTCCCCTccgctgccgcggcggcggcgggtggtggtggtggggaggaGTCGACCGGGTTCTCTTTCAGCATCTGGCCGCCGACGCAGCGGACGCGGGACGCGGTGGTGCGGCGCCTGGTGGACACGCTGGGAGGGGACACCATCCTCTGCAAGCGCTACGGCGCCGTGCCGGCGGCCGACGCGGAGCCCGCCGCGCGGGCCATCGAGGCCGAGGCCTTCGACGCCGCGGCTGtcagcggcgccgcggcggcgtccgtgGAGGAGGGCATCGAGGCGCTGCAGCTCTACTCCAAGGAggtcagccgccgcctcctcgacTTCGTCAAgtcccgctccgccgccgccaaggccgccgccgcgccgccgtccgagGGGGaagcccccgccgccgcttccgaGGGCGAGGCCGTGGAGCCGCAGCCCGCGGAATGAGCGGGCTCCCATTCGTTCAGAAGATAACTTGCATCTAGAGTTCGTTTGGAGACTGTGCCTTTGGTCTGGAAATGGATGTAGTTGCTTGCTCTGCTTATCTATGCATTTTGTTCTTTAATGAGTAGCTCCTGGCTCTCGCTATTCTAGTACTGTCTGTTTTGTTTCCCAGTTTTATCTCTGAGCAAGGATTATGTTCCGCTTGTTGTGATAAAGATCAAGATTTCAACAAAGTTTCTGCCCCTAAGATTTGCAATTCAATACAACATCAAGTTATCTGTATAACCTTTAGTGGCAATTATCTGAGATTGAATTGGTTTGCAGTACCCAAGTTAAGAGCCGCTACTTTTATAAACCTCTCGCAATTGGCTATAGCTCTGTAGTAGTCCACCCACACGCACAGCAAGGACTTAAGTCGCTGGCAACAATGAAAAAGATTGTGACCTTCAGTCTTTGTATACGGTCAGCATTTAGCAATCTCTCTGTTGCAAAGGTAGTTATTACTAACTGGTAGCTTGTAGATTATAGGTCGGTCATGGATTTGAAGATTCTCTCTCAAAAGCAGGGATTCATCTGTGATAACCATGTTTcatgtgaatatgtgattAAGGATTAGCAAtgctttgaatttttttttcttttgctcttGCTATTGCTTGTGAGTGCCTTTCATTTCACCCTTTTCTCCATCTTTATCTCACTTTAATATATGGGACCTGTTCTTTGAATATATTTAACATGGAAGCTCATGCTCATATCATTGTTTAAGGATGTATCGTTCTCTTTACCTTTTGCTTTCGTTTTTTATGAGGACTGGGATTTTGTTGTTCATTACATGGTTTGTGCTTCATCATATTAAACATAGTAGGGGAATATAGTTCTGATGGTAGCATGGTGATCTTGCTTCCCAACCAAGCTCTCGCATGAAGCATTGCTGTTTTATTCGACatcaattaatatgatttaattAGTTCTAAGATGGAGACACCAGATCTTCCATGATTGGATGGAGATCCCCAACAGCATGCTCCACAACAAAAGGAAGAGGTCCCCTTGCTAAACAAAGTTAGAGCTTTTTTCTTTACACCTGTCGGTGTTTGCATTTGGGGACACTTAAACTGTCTGGAAATGTCATAGTATCAATTTTTGTCTTCAATAGCTGATGATACATGTTGCTTGTACCTTCCGTTATATTTTTCGTATCTGACCTAACTTTGCAAAACTAGATACGAGGGGtcgtttagatggggctaaactttttagccccatgtcatatcgaatgtttagacactaatttaaaatattaaacattgtctaataaaaaaaccaatttcataaatgagtgctaatccgcgagacaaattttttaagcctaattaattcataattagcaaatgtttactgtagcatcatataggctagtcatggattaattaggctcattagattcgtctcgtgaattagcccaagattatgaatgggtttaattaatagactacgtttactatttataacaaatgtctaaacatccgatgtgactaggagctaaactttagcccctataaacaaacaccccctaagtaCTGTAAAACATGACTTTCTTATCCATATAACTTGTCAAGTTCTGGACTTCTGGCTTCAGAATATCCATATAGCTATGGTGTAGAGTTTCAGAATATTTAGTGTCAACCTTGAGAGTTCCCACAATCTGTTGCCCTGTTGGGTTGTACTTTTCACAGAAAGTGCAGCATTGGAGTAATCTTTCATCCCAGCATTGGAGTTTCTGCCCCTtgctgtttggttggtgcaCATGAGTGGAGTTTGTTGTACCATGTGTTGTGATGGCTACAGTTTGCGCACTTCCTTAACCAAATTAGCATAGTATCCGTCGTCTTTTGCATGTTTAAATATATCTCCAGGACTCATCTTGTGACggctttcttttgtttggtaGGGCATTTTGGTGGTTCACATGCCTTGCTTTAACATAGTATGCAGATGAATGGAAAATCTGTTACCAGGTTCCAACCTGCCAAAGCCCAAATGCCAATGCTTTGAACCTTGTATgtccattttcttttgtccaCCTGAAGTTTCTTCTCGTATCACTTAAAGGCGATGATAAGCGCGACGTAATAAGTTATAATGCATATATAGTCCTAACAAAATTTCGGTGCAAACTAAGACTaatatgaaagaaataaaatatagaaatagcATTTAAGAATAAATTGAACCGCTTTTAATAGTTTGGGATGTAAAATAAGCCAAAAGTAGATTAGAGGgctaagtgctacaataaaacagttcgggaagtaagatctttttaatttttttaaagataatagGAGTTTTATTAAACTCAGTCAATTAgataagataataaaacaaacttAGTCGACTCCCGACTTCTGCATACTATAAGATGCACACAACTACGATGGCCACACGTGAAATAGTTTAGGCAGTGAAGATACACTAAACATTTCAGTAAAATTAGTGTATTACTCCCTCTgatccatattataaaactttttgaacttgtctagatttatccacaTATACTgtatgtgtctaaattcattagcacatatataaatctgaGCAATATTAGAAACAAAGGGAATATTACATTGGTGGCACCAACAAACCAATTTCTAGCACCGTCTCTAGGCCTAATATTTCTTTctccatcttaaaatataaaaaccttAGGATTAGTTTGTTATCAACGAGTTTTGCTGTGATTTGATCCCTTTGTCTTCTCTTGGTGATCGGTACAAGATATAGGGGCAGCTCTTTCGGAAATGGTggaatttcaaaataaatttacagcGTTCAAACGAATTCCTATGAAAATCTTTCAAAACTCATGCTGTTCCATAGaacactttttttaaaaaaagatattccAAAGAACTTTATTATCATGTACAAAATCACGGAGAAGGCATGATCAACGCACAACATGACCATTGTCATTTGTCAATGGACGTGGTGGCAAGGAACAATTGCTTTGAGATTGTAGCTGGAGTGCTGGACACGCGGAatgaaagggagagagagggtcCTTCACATGAATATAGAGCTATTTAGGGAGCTTTTTAGTCgtagctttttttaaaaaaactgtttttgcTAAAAACTACTATAAACGGTTTATAGATTCTgaaaagaaaccaaaaaagTTAGGTTTGAaagttttttcagattatCAGAAACTGGTTAAAGAGGGTAGAGTAATGtcagtttttttgttttcttgctgCACAGGCGCCACTCACCGTCCCCTCCCCGCTCGCAAGGCCGCAACGACTCAAACGCCGCTCCCCCGCTTTCCGCCGCTACGCTACTACGCGAGGCCGCGCGCTCCCCTGAgtcccctccttttcttctccgGCGCTGCCTCCGCGGGATCGCCTCGCCGTCCCCGGTAACGCGGTTAGTCCCCTCTTCTCGCTTCCTCGGTTGTTGTGTGCACGGCTGTGGTGGAATCACCCTCGGCCCGGCTCGATCCGTGGGGGGGCTGTCGGTGTCAGTGCCGGCGATCCGGACGGGTGAGGGTGGCGCGAGCCACGTTTTAGGGGCGGAATTGTTGCTCGGGGATTTTAGATCTCGACAGCTCGATTCGATTTAGGAGGTCAGCATTCGCAGGAGGAGGGTTGTTAGACTAATCATTTCATACGGACATCGGTGAGGTTTTCAGTTGCAAATTTCCGCGATGAGTGCCTTGTTGTTCTCGTAAGTTTTAACCTGTTGATGCCATAGATAATTGATGCCACAAACGCCATGCGGTTGCTAGATTTAGAAGAGGGCCATGCTGCCGAAAAGGCGAAAACGAGAACAAAATGGTGATTGTTGGTGTCTTTGACTGAAATATGTCATCTTATATGCCTATTGGTTCAGGCATTGGTGCTCTTCTGGAgctattttaagtttttaactaTTGCAGTTTGCCCTGTTTTGTTTGCATTATTTGTACctagtttttttaactttgtgcAGTTGCAGGTTTTTGTTCTACTCTTCATTGGTGTGGTTACTACTCTTTGCTCAACAAGATGGTTTCCTTTGAGATGAATGACCTCAAGAGTATGGACtagactctttttttttttcgaattGCATTCTAGCAGTTACTTCTCTTGGGAGCAATGTTTACTTCCTATGCTCATGAAATTCGAATTGATTTAGTTTGTCTAATTTATTTCTGCCTCTGGTCTTCACATATATGAAATGTCAATGACGCCACtgactgaaaaaaaatggaaagacTGGTCTATGataatatacttattttacaaCTTATGGTGCTGGCTAATTTAATCATGATACATGTGGAAAGATTTGTGCCATTCCTATCATTTTAAGTTGTATTTATTGGGGGCAGGGGTTTGTCCTGTACTATTTTCTTGATTATATGCTGGTTGGCGTAGAAGGATCAAACATTTATCTAGATACATCGATGCATTATTAGATAGCATGTGTTGTACCCTGACCATAACCTAGCATTTCAATACTACATAATTGAGCTTGCACACTATGTAAACCTCTAGGACCCAACAAGGCCAATTTAGCAAAACTAATAGTCAAACTGAAAAGAGAAACCTAAGATTTGGTGTGGGTAGGGATGGAGCATATCAGAAACAATGGTAGTGGCATAGTTCTGGTTTCATTCCATTCAATACTTCAATGATTCATGACTTCTGTATTCTATCTTCACCAGAGATTGGGCTAGGCCTGACAGGCTTTGGAGTATTCTTCTCCTTCCTGGGAATAGTTTTCTTCTTTGACAAGGGGCTTATTGCAATGGGAAATGTAATTATCTTATCTTTTGTATTTTCCCTTGAATTTTGTGGATCTGAGTCAGCTGAATATGCATGTGCTCACTTCTTCTGCCCGATTTCAGATTCTCTTCCTGTCAGGTTTGGGTTTGACAATTGGTCTGAAATCAACTATGCAATTCTTCACCAAGCCTAAGAAT from Oryza brachyantha chromosome 3, ObraRS2, whole genome shotgun sequence carries:
- the LOC121053901 gene encoding MFP1 attachment factor 1-like; its protein translation is MATEELPSAAAAAAGGGGGEESTGFSFSIWPPTQRTRDAVVRRLVDTLGGDTILCKRYGAVPAADAEPAARAIEAEAFDAAAVSGAAAASVEEGIEALQLYSKEVSRRLLDFVKSRSAAAKAAAAPPSEGEAPAAASEGEAVEPQPAE